A genomic segment from Danio aesculapii chromosome 17, fDanAes4.1, whole genome shotgun sequence encodes:
- the LOC130244384 gene encoding TOG array regulator of axonemal microtubules protein 1 isoform X2 — protein MMIYGLIPQELHQQLLDQQNYQNRTSGVEELKMLLLELDLQQLPSACITDFIQFLRRLLDDNNFKVLHGALQLLSLLVQKLGVDVERYYKEIASVTVRALGDSRSVARQEYMSVFRQLMRAVGPQRVLDLLLSQLRHRNSRVREDAINIVTAAMLTHPRKDFDIPSLCLEAAPALVDSKRKVRHAALELFAVLDYCLDTGKKQPLMRAVERVELTADAQGLMGAVQARRARHVLPRLSADGTLEYALALPRPGHRRLPQLGSGADLDWVLNGGRVHSSRGTLTSTDVDQDSAPQRRIASAGRGKNKLPWERAALSGSRTTPEQQVSSEDSSSSSSSSVRLHADSGAKRSPLQSPGRTHRSVGRQRRSGSLDSDPEIFKMNNDKGVPKSSGFPSGSVERTFSLPTNSTPPGSFLLPSFPLTPAVPRRNPADATHTLTNTHTWPSRGDPTGELSSSKRSPLPPGAARVSSVRQSREMQEEMLDREEMLNSLRSLRNSAAKKRAKVSVSGSEADPDSPQHTPPSVSSPLSDGGLSPISSAAKGKLSTSPAAADITAPGVSQQEPCVCEGSVSVVGQRVCFTRAPDAEEQKVSEVSSSPQVRAAGREPLRALRPAKGAPQHVSKSCGLREMSEGVIGRGVFGSAVLPSRPSVSASPEQSDAVSRADPPSAVYGHAFSSRHTDSDASPEPQQLQEKVKLCKFASEKRHQRRVEQHELIRRDDEDDEDEDDDDDRKDINMNGCESPSDESPSSPNGPIKSLSPAHQPAPPTGPPNRNTVPRLRRASSLNRSRPAATHSCDELLSGSPKKESQDQPELRPFSKPELALTQSFRLTAADDWEKKIEGMNMLRSLAQYHPDVLMSRIHDVCLALIQEVRNLRSGVSRVAVVTLGEMFASLQKGMDQELDGPVRALLHKAGESNGFIRADVERTLDSLTQHCTHTRCIHALLTGGLGHLNAAVRRCTAHHLSVLLERVGAARLLSGVKDVTERLLPAVAKLAQDSSQEARYFGRRMLLFLSSHRDFDKMMEKFIPAKDLPAIRDAVFTLKTKGLGEMPQDLPSARGRRSLTGSGLVRTSSLTRDPLTASSRDPSLSKACAHSLAERSEYVKQMKTLLNSRDFRERMKAIDQLVCDCEENPALVIGSLFPVFDCLKARLQESNSKVNLRALEALHSIITLLRDHLSPVLNILIPALVDNHLNSKNTLVYTAALAALQALTHNIDNSLLLQPFCSKAQYLSGKAKLDLIEKVAEVVCDLYPRRPQLVEQKTLPLLWTLLGSCSAGGGGSLRAATLKLAEALHTHMGTTLLELAAAQSTHTLTDLNQLLRHTNTN, from the exons GTCCTGCACGGCGCTCTGCAGCTCCTCAGCCTGCTGGTGCAGAAGCTGGGCGTGGATGTGGAGCGCTACTATAAGGAGATCGCGTCGGTGACGGTGCGGGCGCTGGGGGACTCGCGGAGCGTCGCGCGGCAGGAGTACATGAGTGTGTTTCGGCAGCTGATGCGAGCCGTCGGGCCGCAGCGTGTGTTAGATCTGCTGCTCTCTCAGCTGCGCCACAGGAACTCCAGGGTTCGAGAGGACGCCATCAACATCGTCACCGCTGCCATGCTCACACACCCACGCAAGGACTTCGACATCCCCAGCCTCTGTCTGGAG gcggCCCCAGCTCTGGTGGACAGTAAGAGGAAGGTTCGTCACGCGGCTCTGGAGCTGTTTGCCGTGCTGGATTACTGTCTGGATACGGGGAAGAAGCAGCCGCTGATGCGGGCGGTGGAGCGTGTGGAGCTGACGGCGGACGCTCAGGGCCTGATGGGGGCAGTACAGGCCCGCAGAGCCCGACACGTCCTGCCACGCCTGTCCGCTGACGGGACGCTGGAGTACGCCCTCGCCCTGCCCCGTCCCGGACACCGGCGCCTGCCGCAGCTGGGGTCAGGGGCCGACCTGGACTGGGTGCTGAACGGTGGACGAGTGCACAGCTCACGCGGGACGCTCACCAGCACAGACGTGGATCAGGACAGCGCTCCGCAGAGGAGGATCGCCAGCGCCGGCAGGGGGAAGAACAAGCTGCCCTGGGAGAGAGCAGCACTCAGCGGGAGCAGGACAACACCTGAGCAG CAGGTCAGCAGTGaggactcctcctcctcctcctcttcctcagtgAGACTCCATGCAGACTCTGGTGCCAAACGCA GTCCTCTTCAGTCTCCGGGTCGCACACACAGGTCTGTGGGTCGACAGCGGCGCAGTGGGAGTCTGGACTCTGATCCTGAAATCTTCAAGATGAACAATGACAAAG GTGTGCCCAAGAGCAGTGGTTTCCCATCAGGCAGTGTGGAGCGAACCTTCTCCCTCCCCACCAACAGCACTCCTCCAGGCTCCTTCCTGCTGCCGTCCTTCCCTCTGACCCCTGCTGTACCGCGCAGAAACCCTGCAGACGCCACACACACTCTGACCAacacacacacctggcccagCAGAGGAGACCCCACAG gtgagctgagctccagcaagcgCTCTCCTCTTCCTCCTGGAGCCGCTCGAGtgtcctccgttcgccagagccgaGAGATGCAGGAGGAGATGCTGGACCGAGaggag ATGCTGAACTCTCTGCGCTCCCTGAGGAACAGCGCAGCCAAGAAACGAGCTAAAGTGAGTGTGAGCGGCTCCGAGGCGGATCCAGACAGCCCACAACACACACCTCCATCAGTCAGCAGCCCACTGAGTGACGGCggcctcag TCCCATCAGCTCTGCTGCCAAAGGAAAACTCAGCACATCACCGGCGGCGGCGGACATCACtgctccag gcGTGTCGCAGCAGGagccgtgtgtgtgtgagggCAGTGTAAGTGTGGTCGGTCAGAGAGTGTGTTTCACCAGAGCTCCGGATGCAGAAGAGCAGAAGGTCAGCGAGGTCAGCTCGTCTCCTCAGGTCAGAGCTGCAGGACGGGAGCCGCTCCGAGCACTCAGACCTGCTAAAG GAGCACCACAGCATGTGTCCAAGTCGTGCGGTCTGCGTGAGATGTCGGAGGGTGTGATTGGACGag GAGTGTTTGGCTCTGCGGTTCTCCCCAGTCGGCCCAGTGTTTCTGCTTCTCCTGAGCAGAGTGATGCGGTCAGCAGAGCAGATCCTCCGTCAGCGGTGTACGGACACGCTTTCTCCAGCAGACACACAGACTCGGACGCCAGTCCTGAACCACAGCAGCTGCAG GAGAAGGTGAAACTGTGTAAGTTTGCGAGTGAGAAGAGGCATCAGCGACGTGTGGAGCAGCACGAGCTAATCAGACGAgacgatgaagatgatgaagatgaagatgatgatgatgataggaAAG aCATCAACATGAACGGCTGTGAGTCTCCCTCAGATGAATCTCCCTCCAGCCCGAACGGCCCAATCAAAAGCCTGAGCCCCGCCCATCAGCCTGCCCCTCCGACCGGACCGCCCAATAGAAACACAGTGCCGCGACTCAGACGAGCATCTAGTCTGAACAGAAGCAGACCGGCTGCCACACACAGCTGCG ATGAGCTGCTTTCTGGCAGTCCTAAGAAGGAGTCCCAGGATCAGCCGGAGCTGCGGCCGTTCTCTAAACCGGAGCTGGCGCTGACCCAGAGCTTCAGACTGACCGCTGCAGATGACTG GGAGAAGAAGATCGAGGGTATGAACATGCTGCGCAGTCTGGCTCAGTATCATCCTGATGTGCTGATGAGCCGCATTCATGACGTGTGTCTCGCTCTCATTCAGGAG gtgcgtAATCTGCGCTCCGGCGTGTCACGTGTTGCCGTGGTGACCCTGGGCGAGATGTTTGCATCTCTGCAGAAGGGGATGGACCAGGAGCTGGACGGGCCGGTGCGAGCGCTGCTGCATAAAGCTGGAGAATCCAACGGCTTCATCCGCGCAGACGTGGAGCGCACGCTGGACAGCCTGACacaacactgcacacacacacgctgcatACACGCACTGCTGACCGGAGGACTCGG TCACCTGAACGCAGCGGTGCGCAGGTGTACAGCTCATCATCTCAGTGTTCTGCTGGAGCGTGTGGGTGCTGCTCGGCTACTGAGCGGTGTTAAAGATGTGACGGAGCGACTGCTGCCCGCCGTGGCCAAACTGGCACAGGACTCCAGTCAGGAGGCCAG GTACTTCGGGCGGCGGATGCTGCTGTTTCTCTCCTCTCACCGTGACTTTGATAAGATGATGGAGAAGTTCATTCCTGCTAAAGACCTGCCGGCCATCAGAGACGCCGTCTTCACTCTCAAAACTAAG ggtcTGGGTGAAATGCCTCAGGATCTCCCATCAGCGCGGGGCAGACGCTCTCTGACGGGCAGTGGACTTGTGCGCACCTCATCCCTCACGCGAGACCCTCTGACGGCCAGCAG caggGATCCGTCGCTCAGTAAAGCATGCGCTCACAGTCTGGCGGAGCGCAGCGAGTACGTCAAGCAGATGAAGACGCTCCTCAACTCCAGAGACTTCAGGGAGAGGATGAAGGCCATCGATCAGCTGGTGTGTGACTGTGAGGAAAACCCAGCTCTGGTCATCGGCAGCCTGTTcccg gtgtttgactgTCTGAAGGCGCGTCTGCAGGAGTCTAACAGTAAGGTGAATCTGCGCGCTCTGGAGGCTCTGCACTCCATCATCACTCTGCTCAGAGATCATCTCTCTCCAGTGCTCAACATCCTCATCCCGGCGCTCGTGGACAATCATCTCAACTCCAAAAACACACTCGTCTACACGGCGGCACTGGCGGCGCTGCAGGCCCTCACACACAACATCG ACAACAGTCTCCTGCTGCAGCCCTTCTGCTCTAAAGCACAGTATCTGAGCGGGAAGGCAAAGCTGGACCTGATTGAGAAAGTAGCAG aggtgGTGTGTGATCTGTATCCCCGCAGGCCTCAGCTGGTGGAGCAGAAGACTCTCCCTCTGCTGTGGACTCTGCTGGGCTCCTGCAGTGCTGGAGGTGGAGGATCTCTGAGAGCGGCGACACTCAAGCTGGCGGAGGCGCTGCACACACACATGGGCACAACACTGCTGGAGCTGGCAGCTgcacagagcacacacacactcactgatcTCAACCAGCTCctgagacacacaaacacaaactga